Proteins co-encoded in one Erinaceus europaeus chromosome 2, mEriEur2.1, whole genome shotgun sequence genomic window:
- the CSF2 gene encoding granulocyte-macrophage colony-stimulating factor has product MWLQNLLFLGTVVYSLSAPTHTASSVTQPCQNMDVIKEALSLLRHSNDTDAVLNEMVDVVSEMFDPKEPTCLQRRLELYVQGLRGSLTNTNLKGLLTIINSHYKQYSTPTPDPFCEPLNVTFKSFKENLITFLSVLPLDC; this is encoded by the exons ATGTGGCTGCAGAACTTGCTTTTCCTAGGCACTGTGGTCTACAGCCTTTCTGCACCCACTCACACAGCCAGCTCTGTCACTCAGCCCTGTCAAAATATGGATGTCATCAAGGAGGCCCTGAGCCTTCTGAGACACAGTAATGATACTGATGCTGTGCTG AATGAAATGGTAGATGTCGTCTCTGAAATGTTTGACCCTAAG GAGCCAACATGCCTGCAGAGACGCCTGGAGTTGTACGTGCAGGGCCTGCGGGGAAGCCTCACCAACACCAACCTCAAGGGCCTCTTGACTATAATCAACAGCCACTATAAACAGTACAGCACTCCCACCCCA gatCCTTTCTGTGAACCCCTGAATGTCACCTTCAAGAGCTTCAAGGAGAATCTGATAACGTTTCTGTCTGTACTCCCCCTTGACTGCTGA